ATGACCGCAGACGAAGCTGCACCGGGTCCCATTTATCTTCAAGGTGATCACGGCCGTGTCCTATACCGAAACCTTGTCTTAACTCCAATCTTGTAACCTTATCCCTTATCAACCATGGCTCAGCGTTTTTTAGTTTCCAGACGAGATTTTATGCGTTCCAGTGCAATTGGCACAGCCGGGCTCGCGATGGGAGCCCGACCATCTTTTGTTCCCCCAAGTGACCGAATTACCGTCGGTATGATTGGTGCGGGTGCCAGAGCGCATGGACTGGTTGAGTCTCTCAAAGCATTTCCTGAGGTTGAGATCGTAGCCGCTTGCGACGCCTACACCGGCCGCTTGGAGCGCATGAAGAGGCGCACGAATGGCACGGCCAAAACCATGGCCGATTACAGAGAGATCATCGCTCGGGATGACATTGATGCGGTTGTGATTTCCAGTCCTGATCACTGGCATTACCAGCATTCGGTTGACTCGTTGAACGCAGGCAAGCATGCATATATTGAGAAGCCTATGACCTACTCCATAGAAGAAGGGGCGGGCATTATTGAGGCTCAGAGGAGAAATAATCTTGCTGTACAGGTGGGTAGTCCCGGACCAAACGGTGTGCTTGTTCAAAAGGCACGTAAGATGATCAAGGAAGGTAAGCTAGGACAGGTCACGATGATCCGTGCAAGCACCAATCGCAATACTGCTTCCGGTGCATGGATTTACCCAATTCCCCCGGATGCTTCCCCTGAGACGGTAGACTGGGACTTATTCCTCGGCTCTGCTCCCAAGCGGCCGTATAGTCCTGAACGATTCTTTCGGTGGCGATGCTACAAAGATTATTCGGGTGGTTTGTCTACTGATCTGTACGTTCATACGTGTACTACCATCAACTATGTGATGGATGCCAAAATTCCGGAAAGCGTGATGGCCATGGGGGATTTGTACCGGTGGATCCACTCCCGGGACGTGCCGGATACGATCAATGCATCACTGAAGTATCCTGATGGCTTTATGGTGAATCTCAGTGGGACGTTCAATAATCAGGGAGGCAATTCGGGTGGTATGCGGATTCTGGGAACTGAGGGGGCCCTGGTGTTTGGAGGTGGGCTACGCTTTATTCCCGAGCGGGTCAATGAGAGCAATGGCTGGATCACCGAAAGTTGGCCGAAGGCCTTGGCAGATGCGTACATTGCAGACCCTGCAACTCGCCATGAAGAAATGCCTTCGAGTCGCCCCCAAGCGACACTTGCTGGCGAGGAAGTCTATTATCCAGAGGGCGAATCTTCCATGCATGTACATATTCGAGAATGGCTTGACGCGATTCGCAATGGTAGTGCAACGAAGGAAGATGCAGAGGTAGGGCATCACGCCGCTGCATGTGCACATATGATCAATGCTTCGATTGAAAAAGAGAAGATGGTCAGGTGGGATGGGAAAAAACTGAAAACAAACTAGCTCGGCCTCGGCAGGAAAACCGCGGGTACGTATTCTGTGGGGTAAAAGAGTAGGGCTTGGGTCCGTCTGGAATGGTTGCAACCGTCGGGCCACATGCGCAGTTGCGCAACGTGCCAGGTTACTCTTCACCGGGTGGGATGAATTTATACCGAAGAATCAACGGGTTGCCGTAGTTCCCGTCGGAAAGCATTTCGTTTTCACCAACTGCATAGAAGTATCCATTCCCAGCTCCTTGCGGATAAACAGAAGTGATCGTGCTGCGTGCCGGAAAGTGTCCCGAATTGCTGGAGATGCTTAGACCGAGTTGTCGATCCGCATTAATATCGCCGGAGTGCCACTGACTTTCCAAGTCTGAATAGGATACCATTCGGGTTGATCCATCCAGTGCAAAGACCGCAATGGTAGATGGATATTCTTTCTGCCGCCTTCGCATGTTAATGTCATGTGGGGGAGCATCGGGCAGATCCTCGGGCCTCCACTGGAAAAAATCAGGTCTGTATTGGATTCCAGACGAACTGGATCGGACAGGTATCGCGTCCATACTTTCGGCATAAACATAGTATGGCCCATCGTCAAAGCAATCAATAGTTCTTCCCCGCTGCCCTGCATAGTTCATATTCAGAGAAATCAGGCGTGGTGGCTCAATGAGGATTTCTTCAATTTTCTCAAGCATTGGCGAATACACGTTGGCCTTGGCTTGCTCCTCAATCCAGACCTGTTGTGCAAATATGGAGTCTTCCTGTATACAAATTGCCTTTGCGTAGGGCATCAACATTTTAGTGTTGGCATAACAACTCCCGTCCATTTTAAAGATAACGGCTGGCCCTGCGAATTGCATGGCTACTACGTGTTCATTGCCGAGGAATCTGGTGCTCCATGGGTAAAAGAACACGTCGTCAGACAGACACGCAAACGCGGAATAAGATCGTAGATGGTCACCTGACGAAGAGAATAGATAGGTTATATCAGCCTGATGGTCCGTAACTAGAATCTCGCCACTTGGGTTGACATCAATAAATGCTATCTGTCCAATTAGGATAGCTGAGTCCAGCTGCACTGTATCCTCTAGCACGAATAATTCGTCGAAGGGCACGGTTGGTGAGCGGACTGTGTGTACTGCTGACTCTTGCGAA
The nucleotide sequence above comes from Rhodothermaceae bacterium. Encoded proteins:
- a CDS encoding Gfo/Idh/MocA family oxidoreductase, giving the protein MAQRFLVSRRDFMRSSAIGTAGLAMGARPSFVPPSDRITVGMIGAGARAHGLVESLKAFPEVEIVAACDAYTGRLERMKRRTNGTAKTMADYREIIARDDIDAVVISSPDHWHYQHSVDSLNAGKHAYIEKPMTYSIEEGAGIIEAQRRNNLAVQVGSPGPNGVLVQKARKMIKEGKLGQVTMIRASTNRNTASGAWIYPIPPDASPETVDWDLFLGSAPKRPYSPERFFRWRCYKDYSGGLSTDLYVHTCTTINYVMDAKIPESVMAMGDLYRWIHSRDVPDTINASLKYPDGFMVNLSGTFNNQGGNSGGMRILGTEGALVFGGGLRFIPERVNESNGWITESWPKALADAYIADPATRHEEMPSSRPQATLAGEEVYYPEGESSMHVHIREWLDAIRNGSATKEDAEVGHHAAACAHMINASIEKEKMVRWDGKKLKTN